The nucleotide sequence CTTTTGAGTTTACTGAAGATCGCCTGACCGATTTTGATGCGGTCATCGCCACTGGCAGTAACAATACAGCTCGATATTTTGAGCATTACTTTGGCAAGAAGCCTAACATCATACGCAAGAATCGGAATTCTATCGCCATACTCACTGGAGATGAAACCCACGAGGAACTGGTCGCGTTGAGTGATGATGTGTTTTTATTTTTTGGATTGGGATGTCGCAGTGTGAGTCACATTAAGGTGCCGGAGAATTATAATTTTGACGCCTTTTTCAAGGCCATGTATGAAAAACGAGAGTTGATCAATTACATCAAGTACTCCAACAATTATGATTATAATAAAGCGGTTTATTTGATGAGCGAGTTCAAGTTATTGGACAACGAGTTCCTGATCATCAAGGAAGAAACCGAAAGCTATGCCTCACCTATTGCGTCGCTTGGGTACAGCTCTTATGCTACCAACGATGACTTGGTGGCAGAAATCACTGCCCATGCAGAAGATTTGCAATGCGTGGTTGCCAATCAAAAAGTGCAGCAGACACTAGAACCATCTTTAAAAGCTATGGCAGCACCACAGTTGGTTGATTTTGGAGAAACCCAAAAACCTGGACTAGCTGATTATGCAGATGGTGTGGACACGATACATTTTCTGTTGACATTATCTTAAAAACTTATCGCTTTCATAACATAGTTAAAAGGGCATTTTTGCACCTTTGTGTAAACCTAAATCCTAGTATATGCTTAAGTATAATTTTAGCGCCGGTCCATGCGTGCTACCACAAGAAGTTCTCAAAAAAGCAGCTGATGCTATCCTCAACTTCAACGATTTAAGTATTCTTGAGATTTCTCACCGCAGCAAGGATTTTATCGCTGTAATGGATAAAGCACAAGCACTGGCACTAGAACATTTAGGATTGACAGGTAAAGGATATTCAGCTTTGTATTTAGGTGGTGGCGCTAGTATGCAATTTCTTATGGTAGCCTATAACTTATTGGAAAAAAAGGCCGCTTATTTGAATACGGGAACCTGGTCTGATAAAGCGATCAAAGAAGCTAAAATGTTTGGTGAAGTAAATGTGGTGGCCTCATCAAAAGATGACAATTACAATCACATTCCAAAAGGTTATACCGTACCTGATGATGTGGATTACTTTCACTTCCAGACAAATAATACCATTTTTGGAACACAATTACATGAAACGCCAGAGGTAAATGTACCATTAGTTTGTGACATGAGTAGTGATATCATGTCTCGTAAGCGTGATTTTGAAAAATATGATTTGATCTATGCCGGTGCCCAGAAAAATATGGGACCAGCTGGTACCACACTTGTAGTGGTTAAAGATGAAATTCTAGGAAAGGTTTCCAGACAAATTCCTTCCATGCTCAATTATAAAGTTCACATTGAGAAGGAATCCATGTTCAACACGCCACCTGTATTTCCTATCTATGCTACTATGTTGACATTGGAGTGGTTGAAAGATAATGGAGGCATTGATTGGATTGAAAAAATCAATGACCAAAAGGCAGAAATGGTATATAGCGAGATTGATAGAAACCCGTTGTTTAAAGGGTTTGTAATCAACAAAGAAGATCGTTCAAAAATGAACGCTACCTTTTCTCTACATGATGAATCACTTGCAGAGCGCTTTAATGCCATGGTAAAAGAAGCTGGAATCAACGGTTTGAATGGTCACAGATCTGTAGGTGGCTACCGCGCCAGCATGTACAATGCTTTGAGTGTGGAAAGTGTGCAGACCTTAGTAGATACCATGAAAGAACTGGAACGTACGGCTTAATGAATTATGATCTCGTTTTCTAACAAATTTGATTCACAAAGAATATTTTTGATAAATATAGAACTGCGGATACGTAAACACTATCAACGCATCATCATCAAAACAATTACAGCTATAGACAAATGGCTGGATCACAAAACGTCGCCTTACAGCGATGCTCAAAACAAGAAATATGAGTAAAAAGGTACTGGCCAATGATGGCGTTTCCCAAAGCGGAATAGATAAATTGAAAGCTAACGGTTATGAAGTCATAACCACAAATGTGGCTCAAGAGCAACTACAGGATTACATCAATAAACATGAGATTGACGTGTTACTAGTACGATCTGCGACTACCGCTCGTCAAGATCTTATTGACAACTGTCCTAGCCTTAAAATCATAGGTCGTGGCGGTGTAGGTATGGATAACATTGATGTACAATATGCTCGAGATAAAGGACTTAAAGTCATCAACACACCTGCAGCGAGCAGCGCTAGTGTGGCAGAACTTGTTTTTGCACACTTATATGGTGGTGTGAGGTTCTTGTACGATTCCAATAGAAACATGCCACTAGAAGGTGATAGTAATTTTAAAGGATTGAAAAAAGCGTACGGTGCTGGTGTTGAACTGCGTGGCAAAACTATAGGGATTATCGGTATAGGACGTATAGGACAAGAAGTTGCTAAAATCGCTGCTGGAGTTGGAATGAAGGTAATCGCTCACGATAGCTTTGCAGAAAAAGCACCAACCATTTCATGGAAACTTTTTGACGGTCAGGAAATCAAAGTAGAGATTCCGCTAGTGGAAAAAGAGGAACTGCTCAAAACTTCGGATTTTGTTACCCTTCACGTTCCTGCTCAAAAAGAGTATGTCTTAGGCAAAAAAGAATTTGCCATGATGAAAAAAGGAAGCGCTGTAGTTAACGCTGCTCGTGGTGGAGTCCTAGATGAAGTTGCACTGGTAGAAGCTCTAGAAAATGAGCACTTAAGTTTTGCAGCCTTGGACGTTTTTGAAAAAGAGCCTGCTCCAGAAGTTACCCTCATGATGAACAGTAAATTGTCACTTACACCTCACATCGGTGCAGCGACTAATGAAGCTCAGGACCGTATAGGTGAAGAACTGGCAGATCAGATCATAGCTATTTTAGGATAATTCTAGTCTGTATAGGATTACAACGCACTTCGATAGAGGTGCGTTTTTTCTTTCATAAAATCAACGTAGCTTAGATTATCTTTAATGACCTAAATCTATCTTACTGAAGTTAAAATAGTTAACAGCTGTTATTTGTAAACTAAACGACCATGATTAAACTCGTCAATAGAGAGAATCCAGATATTCTCGCCTTCATGATCAAAACCCAGATGGAACAAGAAGATGTGGACTGGCTGGTAGAACGCATTGACCAGAAATACTCGAGAACCAAAACTGCCGTGTCTCTCTATGTAAAGTTTGAGGATTTTGAAGAACTTACCTTGAGCACTTCCTGGGAATATTTTAAAATGCTGCTGGAATATGTAATTGACCTCATCAAATCGGTCAAAAAGGTGGCTGTAGTGACCGCTAACGCTGCCCTAAGAAAAAAATTGAATATGGAGTTTATGTTGATCCCAACGATTAGCTGTAAAACTTTTGATGTCGATGAAGATCATGAATCGCTTGAATGGCTTGAGAAATAAGCTGTATACTAATTCCTATGTTGAATTAAGAACTAGGCTTTAAATGTATTCGCTTTCGCGAAAGCGAAATAATATAATCTTCCTACAAAATACTTTCACGTTTATTTGTATTTTGACTCCCAAACCAACCTATTATGGCTTCTATATTAGACCTTTTACAAACTGAAATGGGGCAAACGCTTATCCAAGGAGCTGCCCAAAAAACAAACACTTCACCTGATAAGACAGCAAATGTCTTATCTCAGGCCATGCCGCTTATTCTAGGCGCGATGCAACGCAATGCAAAAACCCCAGAAGGTGCAGCCTCACTTTCAAACGCGTTGAGTGATTCACGACACAATGGTGGCGTGCTGGATATGTTGGGTGGATTATTTGGTGATGGACCAGGCAGTCCAGACGATCTGGAGCAAGATGGCGCTGGAATACTAAAGCATGTTCTAGGTGGCAAACAACCGCAAGTGGAAAGCGCGATATCATCTTCAAGTGGTGTGGACATGCAGTCTGTAGGCCAAATCATCAAGATCGCCGCTCCTATCATTATGGGGCTTTTAGGAAAGCAAAAACAAGAACAACAAATAAGTCAAAACGGCATAGGTGACCTTCTGGGATCTGTGCTGGGTCAATCTGGTAGCCATGATCAATCCTTTTTGACCACCATTCTAGACGCAGATGGTGATGGTAGCATCATCGATGATGTTGCTGGAATGGTTCTAGGTGGAGACAAAAAGAAAAAAGGTGGTTTAGGCGGTATGCTGGGTGGCTTTTTTGGAAAATAATAGATCATGAAGATAGTAGCTGGAGTACTTACTTTTTTTATTGTAATTGTGATGCTGTCCAGCTGTGGTGGCACCAGTGAAGCTTCTGGAAGTACAGAAAATGATGGTGTCTATCTAGAAAAGTCTGATACGATACGTATAGCTAACGATAGTCTGGAATATGAGGTCATCATTATTGAACCTGGTTTCAACTCCTGGCTGGCGACACAGCCACCACGTGGTTATCGATCACAAAGCTCTATGGATATCATTAATGATTTTAAGATCCCATTGTATAACTTGAGAGTAAATCAACCATTACAGTACGATCCCAACCTATATCCATTCCGTATCGATTATGATACTTCTATTGATTACGGCTATGAGGTGACTTACTTACTGTTTAATTACTTTAAATTCTTTGAGGAGCGGTTTAATCAACGCCTGTAGATTATTTTTGCAGCATGCAAAAACTTAAAGAACGCTGGGAAATAGACAAAAACTGGCAACTCATCTATATTTTTCTAGGAATCATAGGCCTTCTCGCCTGTGGTTTTTTTGTGGCTCGCAAGATCATTCCCAACACTTTTGAGGATGTGATGTATGAGTACTTATTTGTCTTGGGTGTTACGATCGTCAATGCTTATATCTTCTATCTTATAGCCATGTGGCTCTTCAAAAAATTGGGGCCAAAATGGAACGTCGAGTATCGCTGGGAATTGATTGCCATCTTTATTGTTTTTGCCATAACAGGATCGGCATCGGCACGATTATCTGGACCGGTTTTAGAATGGATAGGCCTGGATAGAGATACCACAAGCGGTTGGATTTTCTGGCCTTTACGATTATTGATCATTTTCCCTTTTTATCAGGTATTGCTAGTTTTTATGGGTTGGCTTTTTGGCCAATTTGACTTTTTCTGGAAGTTTGAAAAGAAGATGTTAGCCAGATTCGGAATCCAACTGGATAAAGAGAACGATAATTAGTTGGAAATCGCTTTTGGCTTTTTAAAAATGCTTTATATTTGCAACCGCTTTGAAAGAAGTAGATTTTAGGTCGCATAGCTCAGCTGGATAGAGCACCTGCCTTCTAAGCAGGCGGTCGAAGGTTCGAATCCTTCTGCGATCACGAAAGGCCCTCATGTTTTTGAGGGCCTTTTTTTATGAAGTTAATCAAGATGGATTGAAGCAATTTTAAATTGTCAAGCTGACGTTTTTTTCTTCCAACTCCATTAACCAAGTGAAAAAAATTAGACCTTTTTTGACGCTTATATCATTATTTCATTCTAATTTTGCACGTTGAAATGAAAAAAATATCATTTTTCGTGTTTATTGTCGCTGCCATTTTGATGGCGGTAGGTTCGCTTTCTACGGCTAACCTTACTTCATCTACACCTTCTGGATTAGCATCCATACTGGAGACAGTACATTCCATCCAGACTCAAGAAAATCAAAGTTTTGACCATCATTTCTTGGGAAATTTAGAGCAAGAAAAGGAACTGGAATTAATCGCCGAAGAAGTTGAAGAGGAAGATTGGAGACAGTCCTATAAGTTAGCGAAAAAGGATCACTACGGTTTTGATTATTCAAATTCTAGTGGAGAAGTATTTGAGGTGCCTAATGCTCCTGTTTCTGCCTCTAGAGCTATACAGCATTCCAACGCACTGGCCTCTTCCTCGCCGCATATCTATTTATTACACAGCGTTTTTATAATATGATTATGGTCCACCTAGTGATTTTATAAAATCAATAGGTCAACATTCATGTATGCAAATTGACTCCAATAAGAGCCAGTTCATACCAACCATTTTTTAATCATATTACATACAAACACTTAGTAAAATGAAACAATTCCTATTGTTTTTAGGGCTCTGCACAATCTTAAGCAGTTGTACTCATAAAAAAGAAGAAGCACACGAATCCACTAAATATCTAGTAAGTAGTCCTATCCAAATGGATACGGTCATCACTAAAGATTACATAAGCCAAATACATTCTATACGCAATATAGAGTTGAGAGCGCTGGAAAGAGGTTACCTCAAAAGCATCAATATTGACGAAGGGCAAACCGTCTCAAAAGGGCAGTCTTTGTTTAGAATCATGCCTAACGTTTATCAGGCCGAGTTGCAGAAAGCGCAGGCAGAAGCAAATGTTGCCAGAATCGAGCTTAAAAATACCCAACTATTATCAGACGGTAATGTAGTTTCTCCCAACGAACTAGCGATGTCAAAGGCAAAACTTGACAAAGCACTGGCCGAGGTTTCCATGGCTCAAATTCATTTAGGATTCACTAATGTAAAAGCACCGTTTGATGGTATCGTTGATCATTTAAGAGTTAGAGAAGGAAGCCTTTTAGAAGAAGGAGAATTACTTACTACACTCTCTGACAACAGTGAAATGTGGGTTTATTTTAATGTCCCAGAAGCCGAATATCTGGATTATGCCATGAGTAAGGATCAAGGCGATAAGAAGCATGTTCGTCTTTTAATGGCAAACAATAAAGAGTTCCCACATGAAGGTATTGTAGAAACCATTGAAGGTGAATTCAACAATGAAACTGGAAACATCGCTTTCAGAGCGACTTTTCCAAATCCAGAAGGAATTTTAAGACACGGTGAAACTGGTAGCGTATTGATGACCATACCTTTAACGAAGGCCATCATCATTCCTCAAAAAGCAACCTTTGAAGTTTTAGACAAGCGTTTTGTATTTGTTATTGATGAAAACGGTATCGTACAACAACGTGAGATCACCGTTGGTACAGAACTTCCCAATCTTTTTGTAGTAGAAAAAGGCCTTGCCACAACAGATAAGATTTTACTGGAAGGTATTCGACTTGTAAAAGCTGGAGATCATATTGAATATGAATTTGTACAGCCTAAAAAGTCCATCTCTTCACTAGACCTCTACGCAGAGTAGTTCCACCTAAATCATTAAGAGATGTTCAGCAAGTTTATAAAACGGCCAGTACTGGCCATAGTTATTTCTGTGATCATTGTTTTCACAGGACTTCTATCGATCAACAATCTACCAATTTCTCAATTTCCAGAAATTGCACCTACCACGGTCAATATCTTTATCGCCTATCCAGGGTCCAGCGCAGAGGTTTTGGTAAATTCCACGCTTATCCCTTTAGAGACTGCCATTAATGGTGTTCAGGATATGCGATACATTGCTTCAGACGCCACCAGTGCTGGAGAAGGAACCATCAGAATTATTTTTGAACCAGGCACAGATCCTAATGAAGCTGTGGTTAGAGTTAAAACTAGAGTCGATCAGGTCATGCCTTTGTTACCTGAATTGGTCCAGCGTGAAGGAGTTATCATCACACCAGTACAACCCAGTATGTTGATGTATGTCAACCTCTATAGCGATGCCAAGAAAAATGACGAGAAATTCCTTTACAACTATTCCTATACCACCATTATTCCTGAACTCCAGCGTATCAACGGTATCGCGAGTGCACAAATTTTAGGTAGTAGAAAGTATGCCATGCGCGTTTGGCTCAAACCAGATAGAATGCGAGCCTATAATGTTTCGGCAGAAGAGGTTCTCAAAGCCATGGAAGAGCAAAGCATCATTGCCAGACCTGGTAGATTGGGTCAAAGTTCTGGTATCAAATCGCAGTCTTTAGAATATGTGTTGTCGTTCCAAGAACGGTACAATAAAGAAGAGCAATACAAGGATATCATCATCAAGGCAAATGCAGAAGGTGAACTTCTCATGCTCAAGGATATTGCAGATGTAGAATTGGGCAGCGAGTTTTTTGATATTTACTCCAATCTGGATGGTAAGCCCTCAGCTTCTATCGTTTTGAAGCAAACCGTAGGTAGCAACGCAAGTGATGTCATCGATCAGGTGAAGTCTACCTTAAAAGATTTTGAAGCTTCTCTACCGCCAGGAGTCGAGTATAAAATCAGTTATGATGTCTCAAATTTCTTGGATGCTTCCATAGAGCAGGTCATTCATACCTTGCGGGATGCTTTTATCTTGGTAGCCATTGTGGTCTTTCTTTTTTTAGGTGATTGGAGGTCTACCTTGATTCCTATTATAGCGGTACCTGTTTCTTTGATCGGAGCATTTTTTGTTATGCAATTATTTGGGCTCTCCATCAACCTGATCACTTTATTTGCCTTAGTACTCGCGATTGGTATTGTCGTGGATGATGCCATTGTAGTAGTCGAGGCAGTCCATGCCAAAATGGAAGAAGAGCATCTCAATCCCTACGATGCGGTCAAGAAAGTCATCAAAGAGATAGGCGGTGCAATTATCGCCATAACTCTAGTCATGGTCGCAGTGTTCATTCCTATTTCATTTATGTCTGGACCTGTTGGTGTATTCTATCGTCAATTCTCCATTACCATGGCTGGTTCCATCATCATTTCGGCCATCGTGGCTTTGACACTTACACCCGTTTTATGCGCCATGATTCTTAAGAATAATCATGGTAAACCTAGACGTAGATCGATTATGAATAGGTTCATCGATGCCTTTAACCGTGGTTTTGAAAAGCTGACTGGAAGATATATTAAGGTCTT is from Nonlabens sp. YIK11 and encodes:
- a CDS encoding NAD(P)-dependent oxidoreductase; amino-acid sequence: MSKKVLANDGVSQSGIDKLKANGYEVITTNVAQEQLQDYINKHEIDVLLVRSATTARQDLIDNCPSLKIIGRGGVGMDNIDVQYARDKGLKVINTPAASSASVAELVFAHLYGGVRFLYDSNRNMPLEGDSNFKGLKKAYGAGVELRGKTIGIIGIGRIGQEVAKIAAGVGMKVIAHDSFAEKAPTISWKLFDGQEIKVEIPLVEKEELLKTSDFVTLHVPAQKEYVLGKKEFAMMKKGSAVVNAARGGVLDEVALVEALENEHLSFAALDVFEKEPAPEVTLMMNSKLSLTPHIGAATNEAQDRIGEELADQIIAILG
- a CDS encoding STAS/SEC14 domain-containing protein, whose amino-acid sequence is MIKLVNRENPDILAFMIKTQMEQEDVDWLVERIDQKYSRTKTAVSLYVKFEDFEELTLSTSWEYFKMLLEYVIDLIKSVKKVAVVTANAALRKKLNMEFMLIPTISCKTFDVDEDHESLEWLEK
- the serC gene encoding 3-phosphoserine/phosphohydroxythreonine transaminase — encoded protein: MLKYNFSAGPCVLPQEVLKKAADAILNFNDLSILEISHRSKDFIAVMDKAQALALEHLGLTGKGYSALYLGGGASMQFLMVAYNLLEKKAAYLNTGTWSDKAIKEAKMFGEVNVVASSKDDNYNHIPKGYTVPDDVDYFHFQTNNTIFGTQLHETPEVNVPLVCDMSSDIMSRKRDFEKYDLIYAGAQKNMGPAGTTLVVVKDEILGKVSRQIPSMLNYKVHIEKESMFNTPPVFPIYATMLTLEWLKDNGGIDWIEKINDQKAEMVYSEIDRNPLFKGFVINKEDRSKMNATFSLHDESLAERFNAMVKEAGINGLNGHRSVGGYRASMYNALSVESVQTLVDTMKELERTA
- a CDS encoding DUF6787 family protein codes for the protein MQKLKERWEIDKNWQLIYIFLGIIGLLACGFFVARKIIPNTFEDVMYEYLFVLGVTIVNAYIFYLIAMWLFKKLGPKWNVEYRWELIAIFIVFAITGSASARLSGPVLEWIGLDRDTTSGWIFWPLRLLIIFPFYQVLLVFMGWLFGQFDFFWKFEKKMLARFGIQLDKENDN
- a CDS encoding acyl-CoA reductase, with the protein product MPVKPINTSLNDRVSAFAKAGKILSQYLASDHSAIDIDEDLWAITINQTLTLAEQKNSWFTRDNLLFALEQWSQALTVEHLNNWLEPYHLKNVEPKKVAVIAAGNIPLVGFHDVLCIILTGHFAQIKTSSNDDVLLPLILKLASADVPALEESFEFTEDRLTDFDAVIATGSNNTARYFEHYFGKKPNIIRKNRNSIAILTGDETHEELVALSDDVFLFFGLGCRSVSHIKVPENYNFDAFFKAMYEKRELINYIKYSNNYDYNKAVYLMSEFKLLDNEFLIIKEETESYASPIASLGYSSYATNDDLVAEITAHAEDLQCVVANQKVQQTLEPSLKAMAAPQLVDFGETQKPGLADYADGVDTIHFLLTLS
- a CDS encoding efflux RND transporter periplasmic adaptor subunit translates to MKQFLLFLGLCTILSSCTHKKEEAHESTKYLVSSPIQMDTVITKDYISQIHSIRNIELRALERGYLKSINIDEGQTVSKGQSLFRIMPNVYQAELQKAQAEANVARIELKNTQLLSDGNVVSPNELAMSKAKLDKALAEVSMAQIHLGFTNVKAPFDGIVDHLRVREGSLLEEGELLTTLSDNSEMWVYFNVPEAEYLDYAMSKDQGDKKHVRLLMANNKEFPHEGIVETIEGEFNNETGNIAFRATFPNPEGILRHGETGSVLMTIPLTKAIIIPQKATFEVLDKRFVFVIDENGIVQQREITVGTELPNLFVVEKGLATTDKILLEGIRLVKAGDHIEYEFVQPKKSISSLDLYAE
- a CDS encoding DUF937 domain-containing protein produces the protein MASILDLLQTEMGQTLIQGAAQKTNTSPDKTANVLSQAMPLILGAMQRNAKTPEGAASLSNALSDSRHNGGVLDMLGGLFGDGPGSPDDLEQDGAGILKHVLGGKQPQVESAISSSSGVDMQSVGQIIKIAAPIIMGLLGKQKQEQQISQNGIGDLLGSVLGQSGSHDQSFLTTILDADGDGSIIDDVAGMVLGGDKKKKGGLGGMLGGFFGK